The nucleotide sequence CCGTGTGGCTGAACAGACGATCAAGACCTTAGTCTCTATCAGGGTCAGGGGAATTCTAGAAGTGTAACCTGGGACCCACAGGATAGGAACATGCCGTCAATCGACGTCGCCATGGCGAGGAGCCTGGGGGGACGGGCCATGGGTTTAGTAGCCGCTTCGCTGCGGCCGGTGCTGGATCGCAGAGGGATCACGGACTCGGCCAACGATATTAAAAACAGTTTCAGCAGCTGGGACAACTGTATGGCAGCCACATACTGCAAGTGAGTAATCACATTCTCAACCCGTGATGACTACCTAGGTCTAGGGGTTTGCTAACATTCCGAATTTCTTGTTCTCACCAGATGGCCAGTGATTGCCGTGATCGTTGTTGTCGGGTTGATCATATTCTCGGTCGTAATATGTCTGGTCCGTTGTCTGTGTCTGGCCAAGTCTTGCTGCTGCGCCTGTTTCTCGTGCCTCAAGTGCTGTGGAAATTGCTGTGGCTGCTGCGACCCGCCGAAAGGATCACCGCACAAGCACCTGGACGACCCCTACCACAGCGCGCCTCCTACGCAACCTTACCGCGCGCAGGCCCCCATGACAGCAGGACCGACTGTACCCACATCCACGACCACTGCCTTTGCCGCACATCAACCTACCAAGTACGCAGAGTTCGACGTCAGCAAGAAGAGCTCAGGAAACGATGATGCACTGCCAGCTATGCCGACCTGGGACGAATCTGCCACTACGAAGGTCATGGTGGAGGAAACTGTCGAGTTGAAAGAAATCAAGAAGCCTGCGGCCTCGACCACTAGCCTTCACCAACAAAGCGCCCCTTTGATGGGTGCTCCGACAGTTGGCCCCGCAAGTCCGAGTCCGATTTCTCCTACCTATCGCGGTAGCCCCTACGGCGGCTACGATGCCGGCGGCCGTGACCCGTACAACCGCAACGCCCCTGGCTATGGGCCATATGGTCAGGGATCGGCGCCGTCCCTCGACCAGGGAtatggagcggctggcgcgATGGCACAGGGCCAAGGCCGGAGAACCCCCGGCAGCATGAGCCGCGGACCCAGCCCGTATGGTGCCCGTACCGGCCCCGGCATGGGAGGTAATTACGACGGCTATAACGATGGTTACAACGACCAAGGATATGCCACGGGAAACCCTCAAAACTCGCCTTATGGCCGTGATTTAGCCAGGAGACCCTCCGGCCCAGGACAACAGGGGGGATATGGTTACGATGACATACCTGGGAGGACGCCTTCCGCCCCTCCCATGGCAAACTATGGCTACAACGATGGGCCTAGAAACTCTGCAGCACCCCAAGGAGGATATGGCTACAACGGTGGATCCAGGAGATCGCCGGCACCGGAAGGAGATTATGCCTACAACGATGGCTACGACAgccgaccttcacagcgtgaTCAGTATTCGCCCCTCGGCTCCCAAaatcctcctcctcagcgCTCTTACACGAGCCCTATGCCCACAGGCCCATCCGTGCCCCTCCAAAACAACAGCAGCTATGACTTGAACCCGACAAGCAACAGACCGCATCAGGATCAAGATTATGATAGTTACGGTCGCCCACAGCCGCCACCTCAACAGAACACGGGTgtttacaggggggataacCGCTCACCTCAACCTCCAGTGCGATCAAACACGGGAGACGCTGCCTACCCAGGTTTCAAGGCTTATCAGCCTAACGCCCAGAATGATTACAGGTAGAACACCTTCGCAAGGTCAGCGGCCCATATGGCTCTGCCAACATAATGATCAAGTGTGATACCCCATAACTTGCTCCCTAATGAAACATCTGAGTATATTTCTTTGTAAATCTCCTACCTGTACGAGTCGCATTCTTCCGTCGGCATGACCGTTGGTACCTGCAGACGATTGCAACATCTtcaaaatgaaaaaaaaaagacggggAAAAGACGGTCTTGTGCCTGTTGTATAAAAAACTATCTTGAAGAAGGCCGTATCTCGCCCGCCTCATTCGCTTTCTTTGTACATTGTGCTCCGACAGACTACAGACTTTTGTATGCCATGTACATCTTGGCTCCATTTCGCTATATATATCCAAATATAATGACTTCACTATGCAAAAAAACCCATTATACTTGGTTCTTACTTCTTCTTAACTCATATGCCTCGGGGCCCTTGCCGTATCATATATATCTCTCTTTTATGCCTGGCCAACTCCGATCAACAACCACTTGCCAGGCAATTGATTGAGTCCCGGTGCACAGGATATATCATAACAAGCTGCCAAATACACACGCCATCCTCAAGCCTCTCCAGCAGTCGAATATGGTGAGGATGCGACATGTAGGCCCTAAACATAAAGTTACATTGATTGCCAACTATTCACCCATCGGCTCAAAATGCTTACAACTGATGAGGAATCTGACAAAAAATACCTTACCAGTTACTCAACAGGAGAGTGTCCGATAGTAAGCAACTCGTCCTCCCCGACATCATTGCTTATCATACCTGTCGCGCAAGAAAAGGGCTGTTTAAAAGTGCAAGTGATTCAAGTGCCCTAGTGTTTGCCTGGTATGGTATAATCGACATGCCAGAATACTCTGTACCCTGTCCCGAAATCTAAACATAGAATCACCTAAGTTGCATAGTAAGTGATGTCGGCGGCGAGATGCAAAAGCGTTGGATATCAAATGGATATATAATGCGGATACAAGATGTCTAACATGCTTTCCTAACAGAACCGCCACAATAATGACAAACCACGCAAACTGACGATGACAATCGAGGAAGTCCAAACAGAAGGAATCGCAAGTACATGGTATGACTTGACAAATAAGGGTTGATCTAGCCATGTTGATGGGCCTGATCCGGCTGCTTTAGCTAAAACGGCGCGCTGTACTGAGCACTATGCTGTAATCAGGATTATGAATTCAAAGGTAAAACAGACGAGCCGAACGAAACCGTACCGTCGCCACTACTCGTGTGGCAAGAGGCCCTTTGACAACAGTGCCTGGCTCTGTTGGTTTCCGGATGTGCTGGCGGATCCTATTACGGTACGCTCATCGTCTCCGTCAATCTCAGGGTCGTATTCTCGATCGCGGGGGGGCGCCTTGATACCCCCCTTTGCGCGATTGCCTTCGCCGAGGCTGCTGCCTCTATCCGCAAGCTCTTCTTCGTGGTCATCGTCACCACTTTCGCTCAGGCGGTCGTATGAACTTTCTCGAGACCCAAGCCCAGGTCTCCTTGCGGCCGCGTCTCCGGCTTCATCTTGTGTGCGCTCTTTGATGAAACTGTCGATGATATAATATTGCATGGCGTTCATGATGAGTGGGAATAACATCATGACGAACACAATCTGCAGCTTCTCGTTGCCCTCAGTCCAGCCTAGTGCCCAGTCTCCGACGTGGCTGATCCAGGGGAACACTAGGAAGATTATGAGGACACATATCTTCATGCCAAACAGTCCGCAGAAGTATATTATGCTCTGCTTGAGCCACCATTGCCACTTGGGAGGATTGCCGTAGAAGCCCGACTGTATCGACTCGGATGGCTTGCCCAGCGGCGTACGGGAAACAAGAATAGTTGTAAGTCGCACGAGAAGGATCAGGATGGGTATTCCTATCGTCGTCTGGGATCCTCGGGATATCTCTAGTCAGCATATTTTGGacaacagaaaagaaaagtagtGAGAAATCAAATGAGCAAGTAAGAAGACTCACGTCGATGGCCAAGTTGAGCAGGTAAAATGAGCATGGATTTGGCACATATTTCTCTGCATCAGCACCATGGCCCCGAGGCATCAGCCATCTCCtagcagccgccgccgcggcagGATCCACCTTGATGGAAAGACGACCAGACGTCAACATTGACATGAAGACGTTGGCGCCGTGCACCAAGACCGAGCCGAAGACCTGCTTCGACGCGTCAAAGAACCAGATCTTGACCGGTCTTTGCGGgcgctccctccacctcttGTAGACCAGCACGAGTAGGGCCAGGGCGCCGAGTGCCAGCTGCACCAAGACGGCAAAAGACCCCAATAGCCGGCATTCTCCCGAGCCCTCGGGCCCGTCGTGTGGGCTGCCCGTCGCCGTTGCAGTCACAGCGGTCATCGTCGGGGTCGGGGTCGTGGTCGCTATGAGACTGGCGGATAACGCTGTCGAGATGGCAGCTTTAGCAGTTGCTTGGACATCGGGAGGATACAtgtctttggcagccctaGCGACCGCCGGTATTATGGCGCCCTGTAAATCCTGCATGACCTGTGGCGCGCTGGGTCCGAGCCTCACGGACGGGGGTGGGCTGCGGCGTTCGAAGAGGCGTGCTGACAAGGATTGGCAAGCAAAAGTCGTTTTATTGATTGTCGGCAAACGGGGTAACGAGAAGAAAAATGCGCACGGGGAGCGGTGGGAGTGTCTCGAGGGTTGCAAGACACCGGCTCGGGTTGAAAATAAACGCAGACTAGACCAGGTCGGTAGTATGACTATGGCGTGGTAAGTTGTCGGCCTAGTCTGGGTAGTGTATCGAATTTCTGATGGATGTAGCCAAGGACATAGGCAGGTAATCACGGCGAAGAGTGCTATGTCATGCAAAAAAGGGGGCGACAGTGAACTGTAACACAAATGAAAAGAAAGTCGCAGGAATAAACAGACAGCGCTACTTGAACGTcgaagggaaaaaagaaaaaaaaaaaaaaaaaaaaacagacttGGAAGAGAAAATAACAAGAAAGTaaaaggtaggtagctaaTTACCCGTATGCCGGTTGAAAAACGCCACAAGAGGTACGTACGGTAGAGGCGAAGGATGCTGGTGAACGTGAATGTGAGTGTGGGTGATCGGCACGGCGGCAAAGTATAGCGTGGGCGGAGTTGTCGATGGGCTGTGGACATTACCGCTAGCCTAGCCGAATTGCAACTGAATTCCAATTACCAAATTACCAAGGCATCAGATGCACGAGGCATTAGGTAAACTGCAGGCACCAGGCAGGCACCTGTGCCACTTGCGAATTCTAGTGGATGGGTGGGTCGTTGTTGCTTGCTATCGTGTTCGGGTGGCAGTGAACAACCACCACTGAAGCCACTAAAGCCACTGTAGCTGGCGGTTCGAGAAACCCCTGGATCTTACCAAGGTGGGGAAAATCTGGGCTACCATGGAGTTGATATTAGGGGCACATTGAATATTTCTCCGAGGACTGTACATATGCATGCAATATTAATTACTTATGAACCATCGACGTACTACGTAGGTGGTGCATGTGGTAGGCATTATAGTTGGAGATATTACTTGGATACTAGGTAGGCCATACGTTTAAACTCGTGTATGAGGGTCACAGTTTGGGCATAGTGACCGAGTTTTGATTGATTTAGCACCTGCTACAACAGCCAAAAAGCCAAAAGACTGAATCCTTATAGCTCTGACGTGCTGGGCTTTGGACGATTCGTCGCCTTTACGGTTGACGTGGACTTGAGCAGGAATTATCACCATTCATATACATGTACATCTCCATCACAACCTTCATTAGATCTCCAAAGTCCGATGGCAACCTGTTTGTATCTGCTTTTGGGAGGCCAAGTCGATTTTTTGTTTCAGAGGTTGGCAAACTTTGTTACACAGAAATACACCCACTGACAGCGCGATTTGACTGATTATTGAGACATTCCCTAGCCACCATCCCAAGTTCTTGGATTTTCATACTCTCCGTGTAAATGGACAAAACGCAACACTGTTTTAACGAATTGGGAAACTAATCAAGTCACATAGATGGTGACAATGTTTCTAAACCAGGATGCAGTGATGGATTTTATATTGCACACATGGACGTGTGAGAGGGAATGAACCGTGAAGAGTCAGAAAAGGACAATCAGTAAGTGAACCTATAAGTCTCAATATGAAATGAACGCGAAGCCCCGAAACGGTAGATAAGTACACACCCTGTAGCTACAGAGTCTAAGTAATGAGTTGTTTCCACGAGAGCCAGGCTTGGTGTGTATCCATTAGTCCCCAACAGTGAAGCTGAGGGCATGCCCATCGCAGTGATAGAAAATAAAATGACATCTCGCATTGCGATCGATCCTATTATCATCGAGAACCGCGCATAAAGATCAATGGTCATGTACGTAAGCCAGGTCGTTTGCAGGATTGAACTATGCGCATTCCTGTACAGTCGGAAGAAACTTCCGCGCAAAGTAGGACACTGGGCTTCGTGAGGTTCGCCCTGCGGCCATTGGAGGTCTGCCCTGTTTGGGCGACGCTGCTTTGCTGCCCGCAAGATCCTTGGTCACCAGCTCGAGAGACTTTAAAGATAATGACGGCGATCCGGCGGGCGATTTAGGTAGATGTGAAGACGGACCTGCAGACTGCCGAGTTGTCGAAGTCTGCGAGGCGCCAGCAGGCCCGTCGGATTGTCAATCGATGCCGTGCTGCTTCTTGAGCTGAGCTAAATTCTCCTTGCgggcctcgaggtcctcTTTTGACCTGGCCATCTTCTCGGGCTGGTGATATAGAACTGCAAATTGATGACGAAGTCAGTAGAGTGTTGACGGGCGTCGACGGCTCTGTCTCTATGCTAGGAAAGAATCGACTTACCAACTAGATAACGGTTCTGAAAGTTGAAACCGTTGAGCTTGTCGCAGGCTTGCTTGGCATCCATTACATCTTCATAGACAACAAAGGCGGTTCCCTTGGTGTTCGACGCAATGCCCTGTCGCACTTGGCTGCGAGATGATAGATATGATCCGTTAGGTTCCGCAATGCGAATTGACACGAAAGAAGGTAGTAAGAACAATTTCGACACCGGGGAGGCGCCTAATTGACAAAAACATATGGATTCGCGTACCGGATGGGTCCGAACTTTCCAAAGAGGTCGAAGAGCTCTTCAGGAGTTACGTTGTAGCTTAGATTCTTTACGAATAAAGCTCtgtaataaaataaaagagaACACAGATTCGGTCAGTAAAGCGTATGACGGCGGCGATTTGCGATGAGAAAGAGGCTTGGCGACGTGTCCGGTCAAGTGGGCTTCCGTCACGGTGGCCGGCTGGTTCTAGAGACGGAGGGAGGATCATCGACTTCTCGGCCTCGGGTGACGCGGATGATAAGGCATAACTGAAAGACGAATGGCGAATTGATTGAACGTACCGGTTGACCTCCGGGGCAAGCTTGCCGACTCGACTCATATCTTGGCGACGGGTTTGATGTATACACGTGCGCGGTCCAAAGAATGGCTGTAGGTAATCGCTGGGGCAGATGTGATGGGTTGCAAAAATGCAGGTGATGTAGTGAAGTGAAAGCGGCGAGGATGGGCCGGTAGGTTTGGGGATTTGGTCAGCCGCGAATTCCCCAGTCCTAGCGGTCGAGCCAAGCCGATAGGCTGGCGCCTCTTCAACGATCCGATCAGGTCACGTGAGCAGCCTGATCCAGCTGACTGACTGACACGAACACCCCATCTCGTGCCATGTGGTGCTACTTCCGATTGGGATGTGGGAAAGTGACGCGTAATTACT is from Pyricularia oryzae 70-15 chromosome 2, whole genome shotgun sequence and encodes:
- a CDS encoding pre-mRNA branch site protein p14; translated protein: MSRVGKLAPEVNRALFVKNLSYNVTPEELFDLFGKFGPIRQVRQGIASNTKGTAFVVYEDVMDAKQACDKLNGFNFQNRYLVVLYHQPEKMARSKEDLEARKENLAQLKKQHGID